In Micromonospora sp. WMMA1363, a genomic segment contains:
- a CDS encoding AAA family ATPase gives MTVPQSIVFNGDLGSGKSTVSVEIAKRLGMRRVSVGDLYRQMAQERRMTALQLNLHAELDQAVDGYVDQLQRDIAASGERLVMDSRLAWHFFTDALKVHMITEPGEAARRVLLRPSGPAESYTSLGEAKAKLMERSESERGRFIVRYGVDKARLRNYDLICDTTRAAAEEVIAHIIDVYEGRLGADVLREAPPLLLLDPARVYPTEDVAALRDLWDGAFVGDVAAAGDEALEPLRIGYTGEYFFVIDGHRRLSAALQRGFRLVPARLVAEVEEPVVGGMSAIDYFATQVRPSLIHDWEAAHKIELPLPEHALLGGSAVLAGEPGAGA, from the coding sequence GTGACCGTTCCTCAGTCGATCGTCTTCAACGGTGACCTCGGCAGCGGCAAGAGCACCGTCTCCGTGGAAATCGCCAAACGTCTCGGCATGCGCCGGGTCAGCGTCGGCGACCTCTACCGGCAGATGGCACAGGAGCGGCGGATGACCGCCCTCCAGCTCAACCTGCACGCGGAGTTGGACCAGGCCGTCGACGGCTACGTCGACCAACTCCAGCGGGACATCGCGGCCTCCGGCGAGCGGCTGGTGATGGACTCCCGGCTGGCCTGGCACTTCTTCACCGACGCGCTCAAGGTGCACATGATCACCGAGCCGGGCGAGGCGGCCCGACGGGTGCTGCTGCGGCCCTCCGGCCCCGCCGAGAGCTACACCTCGCTGGGGGAGGCAAAGGCCAAGCTCATGGAACGCAGCGAGAGCGAGCGGGGCCGGTTCATCGTCCGCTACGGCGTGGACAAGGCCCGACTGCGTAACTACGACCTCATCTGCGACACCACCCGGGCCGCCGCCGAGGAGGTGATCGCGCACATCATCGACGTGTACGAGGGCCGGCTCGGTGCCGACGTGCTGCGGGAGGCTCCGCCGCTCTTGCTGCTCGACCCGGCCCGGGTCTATCCGACCGAGGACGTCGCGGCCCTGCGTGACCTGTGGGACGGCGCGTTCGTCGGTGATGTCGCCGCCGCCGGCGACGAGGCGCTGGAGCCGCTGCGGATCGGCTACACCGGCGAGTACTTCTTTGTCATCGACGGGCATCGTCGGCTCAGCGCCGCGCTCCAGCGCGGGTTCCGGCTGGTGCCCGCCCGGCTGGTGGCCGAGGTGGAGGAGCCGGTCGTCGGCGGGATGAGCGCGATCGACTACTTCGCCACCCAGGTGCGGCCCAGCCTGATCCACGACTGGGAGGCCGCCCACAAGATCGAGCTACCGCTGCCGGAGCACGCGCTGCTGGGCGGAAGCGCGGTGCTGGCGGGGGAGCCCGGCGCCGGCGCCTGA
- a CDS encoding cytochrome P450, with amino-acid sequence MDAAEALALLMSPEGRVDPYPTYERLRAHGPVTQVGSDLHVVTGYAEADAMLRDPAFSVLDDVLRDRFLPGWRDSPAFASISRSMLRTNPPDHSRLRRLAAGAFTPRRIGAMRAVVTAQADALVDVIVERARAGEPVDFMSEFAYPLPVGVICALLGVPAADRPLFRRWAGDLTGVLEPEITAEELAVADRGAVELSGYFGELIAARRRAPTDDLTTALVQVHDADGDRLSGEELLANLVVLLVAGFETTTNLLGNGLVVLLEHPREADALCDHPEFAPAYVDELLRFDSPVQLTTRLTGTGTSYDGVDVPAGGWTLLLLGAANRDPRRYPEPARFDPWRPQIHPLSFGAGPHYCLGAGLARLEAQVAFPLLLRRLRGLTLAGAPRRRTRLTLRGYDTLPVAVPAADRSAPAGTSPGTP; translated from the coding sequence ATGGACGCCGCTGAGGCCCTCGCCCTGCTCATGTCGCCGGAGGGTCGGGTGGACCCCTATCCGACGTACGAGCGGCTGCGCGCCCACGGCCCGGTGACCCAGGTGGGGTCGGACCTCCACGTGGTCACCGGCTACGCCGAGGCCGACGCGATGCTCCGCGATCCCGCCTTCAGCGTGCTCGACGACGTGCTGCGCGACCGCTTCCTGCCCGGCTGGCGGGACAGCCCGGCGTTCGCCTCGATCTCCCGGTCGATGCTGCGTACCAACCCGCCCGATCACAGTCGGTTGCGCCGACTCGCGGCCGGGGCGTTCACCCCGCGGCGGATCGGGGCGATGCGTGCCGTGGTCACCGCGCAGGCGGACGCATTGGTCGACGTGATCGTCGAGCGCGCCCGCGCCGGTGAGCCGGTCGACTTCATGTCCGAGTTCGCGTACCCGCTACCGGTGGGGGTGATCTGCGCGCTGCTCGGCGTGCCCGCGGCCGACCGGCCGCTGTTCCGGCGCTGGGCCGGCGATCTGACCGGCGTGCTGGAGCCGGAGATCACTGCCGAGGAGTTGGCCGTCGCCGACCGGGGCGCCGTCGAGCTAAGCGGCTACTTCGGCGAGTTGATCGCAGCCCGCCGCCGTGCGCCCACCGATGACCTGACCACCGCCCTGGTGCAGGTGCACGATGCCGACGGTGACCGGCTCTCCGGCGAGGAACTGCTGGCCAACCTGGTGGTCCTGCTGGTCGCCGGATTTGAGACCACCACCAACCTGCTCGGCAACGGGCTCGTCGTGCTGCTGGAGCACCCCCGCGAGGCCGACGCGCTGTGTGATCACCCCGAGTTCGCCCCGGCGTACGTCGACGAGTTGCTCCGGTTCGACTCCCCGGTGCAGCTCACCACGCGGCTCACCGGCACCGGCACGTCGTACGACGGTGTCGACGTGCCGGCCGGGGGCTGGACGCTGCTGCTGCTCGGCGCGGCCAACCGGGACCCCCGGCGCTATCCGGAACCGGCACGCTTCGACCCGTGGCGCCCGCAGATCCACCCGCTGTCCTTCGGAGCGGGACCACACTACTGCCTGGGTGCCGGGCTGGCCCGCCTGGAGGCGCAGGTCGCCTTCCCACTGCTGCTGCGTCGGCTGCGCGGCCTCACGCTGGCCGGCGCGCCGCGCCGGCGGACCCGGCTGACCCTGCGCGGCTACGACACCCTCCCGGTCGCCGTCCCGGCCGCCGATCGCAGTGCGCCGGCCGGGACCAGCCCAGGCACTCCGTAG
- the fmt gene encoding methionyl-tRNA formyltransferase, whose product MRVIFAGTPAVAVPAVAAVAASHDLVAVVTRPDAPAGRGRGLSRSPVGAWADEHDVEVLTPARPREPEFLDRLRALAPDCVPVVAYGALVPPVALAVPRHGWINLHFSLLPAWRGAAPVQHAVLHGDELTGASVFQLEEGLDTGPVYGTLTDEIRSTDTSGDLLERLAHSGAGLLVAVLDAISDGTARAEPQPADGVSLAPKLTVEDARVRWTDPVFAVDRRIRACTPAPGPWTTFRDERVKLGPVTPVANGPELKPGELLAEKSRVLAGTATTPVCLGEVRAAGKKAMPASDWARGARVATGEVFA is encoded by the coding sequence GTGCGTGTGATATTCGCCGGAACTCCGGCCGTCGCCGTCCCCGCCGTAGCGGCCGTGGCCGCCTCCCATGACCTCGTGGCCGTCGTCACCCGACCGGATGCCCCCGCCGGGCGCGGTCGTGGGCTGTCCCGCTCTCCGGTGGGCGCCTGGGCCGACGAGCACGACGTCGAGGTGCTCACCCCCGCCCGGCCGCGCGAACCCGAATTCCTCGACCGGCTGCGCGCGCTGGCGCCGGACTGCGTGCCCGTGGTCGCGTATGGCGCGTTGGTTCCACCGGTGGCACTGGCGGTCCCCCGGCACGGGTGGATCAATCTGCACTTCTCGCTGCTGCCCGCGTGGCGGGGCGCCGCGCCCGTGCAGCACGCCGTCCTGCACGGCGACGAGCTGACCGGAGCCAGCGTCTTCCAGCTGGAGGAGGGACTGGACACCGGGCCGGTGTACGGCACCCTCACCGACGAGATCCGTTCGACCGACACGTCGGGGGACCTGCTGGAAAGGCTCGCGCACTCCGGTGCGGGGCTGCTGGTCGCCGTCCTGGACGCGATCTCCGACGGCACCGCGCGGGCCGAGCCGCAGCCCGCCGACGGGGTGTCCCTGGCGCCGAAGCTCACCGTCGAGGACGCTCGGGTGCGCTGGACCGACCCGGTGTTCGCGGTGGACCGGCGTATCCGCGCCTGCACTCCCGCCCCCGGGCCGTGGACCACCTTCCGCGACGAGCGGGTCAAGCTCGGCCCGGTCACGCCGGTCGCGAACGGCCCCGAGCTGAAGCCGGGCGAACTGCTGGCGGAGAAGTCCCGGGTACTGGCGGGCACCGCCACCACACCGGTGTGTCTCGGCGAGGTCCGGGCCGCGGGCAAGAAGGCCATGCCGGCGAGTGACTGGGCGCGCGGCGCCCGAGTGGCCACCGGGGAGGTCTTCGCGTGA
- a CDS encoding septum formation family protein has translation MLVGTAALVLSGCVRPGGSDGDLTDDWPALAEARLFVPTAPVCLPRINAVVQASTYETVDCARNHLTEAMYVGTFDGAVAAKARRPDPGSPDLRGARADCDQRVRDILGGDWHSARLTLNIALPSVSAWAAGARWFRCDLSETDSIDNTRPINRTGSLRGAMLGDSTLVHRCFDPKLIDDNLNYMAPVLCTEPHRAEFVGVYVEREMSWAEFTRGEQRAHQRCMGLIAAFADVPNNSDLPYRAGSIFYPPSEREWEEGDRGVRCFLWSDDRKLTRSMRGVGPQGLPAT, from the coding sequence GTGCTGGTTGGCACGGCCGCGCTCGTACTGAGCGGCTGTGTGCGGCCGGGCGGATCCGACGGCGACCTCACCGACGACTGGCCCGCACTCGCCGAGGCGCGGCTGTTCGTCCCGACCGCGCCCGTCTGCCTGCCGCGGATCAACGCAGTGGTGCAGGCGAGCACGTACGAAACGGTGGACTGCGCCCGCAACCACCTGACGGAGGCGATGTACGTGGGGACCTTCGACGGCGCCGTCGCGGCGAAGGCCCGCCGACCTGACCCGGGCTCGCCGGATCTGCGCGGTGCCCGGGCCGACTGCGACCAGCGGGTCCGCGACATACTCGGCGGCGACTGGCACTCCGCCCGGCTCACGCTGAACATCGCCCTGCCGTCCGTGTCCGCCTGGGCGGCCGGCGCCCGCTGGTTCCGCTGCGATCTCAGCGAAACCGACAGCATCGACAACACCCGGCCGATCAACCGCACCGGCAGCCTGCGGGGGGCGATGCTCGGCGACTCCACGCTGGTTCACCGCTGCTTCGACCCGAAGTTGATCGACGACAACCTCAACTACATGGCGCCCGTGCTGTGCACCGAGCCGCACCGGGCCGAGTTCGTCGGCGTGTATGTGGAACGCGAGATGAGCTGGGCGGAGTTCACCCGCGGCGAACAGCGGGCCCACCAGCGCTGCATGGGGCTCATCGCCGCCTTCGCCGACGTGCCCAACAACAGCGATCTGCCGTACCGGGCGGGGTCGATCTTCTATCCGCCGTCGGAGCGGGAGTGGGAGGAGGGCGACCGGGGCGTGCGATGTTTCCTGTGGAGCGACGACCGGAAGTTGACCCGCTCCATGCGCGGCGTGGGCCCGCAGGGTCTGCCGGCAACCTGA
- the def gene encoding peptide deformylase — translation MTVQPIRLFGDPVLRTPADPVVDFDVELRKLVADLTDTMREQSGAGLAAPQLGVGLRVFTFDVDDVVGHLVNPVLEFPDAEEQDGPEGCLSIPGLYFDTKRRQNVIAKGFNGYGDPVQIVGTGLMARCVQHETDHLDGVLFVDRLDPAGRKEAMKAIRQAEWYDPAAPPTVKLSPHAASSPFGLGR, via the coding sequence GTGACCGTCCAGCCCATCCGTCTGTTCGGCGATCCGGTGTTGCGCACACCGGCCGATCCGGTGGTCGACTTCGACGTCGAGCTGCGCAAGCTTGTCGCCGACCTGACCGACACGATGCGCGAGCAGAGCGGCGCCGGCCTCGCCGCGCCGCAGCTCGGCGTGGGGCTGCGGGTGTTCACCTTCGACGTCGACGACGTGGTCGGCCACCTGGTCAACCCGGTGCTGGAGTTTCCCGACGCCGAGGAGCAGGACGGCCCGGAGGGCTGCCTGTCCATTCCCGGACTCTACTTCGACACCAAGCGCCGGCAGAACGTGATCGCCAAGGGCTTCAACGGCTACGGCGATCCGGTGCAGATCGTCGGCACCGGCCTGATGGCCCGGTGCGTTCAGCACGAGACCGATCACCTCGACGGGGTGCTCTTCGTCGACCGGCTCGACCCGGCCGGCCGCAAGGAGGCGATGAAGGCGATCCGCCAGGCCGAGTGGTACGACCCCGCGGCTCCGCCCACGGTCAAGCTCAGCCCACACGCCGCCAGCAGCCCCTTCGGCCTTGGGAGGTGA
- the metK gene encoding methionine adenosyltransferase, with protein sequence MTRRLFTSESVTEGHPDKIADQISDGILDALLAEDPRSRVAVETLITTGQVHIAGEVTTKAYADIPAIVRRTILEIGYDSSKKGFDGASCGVSVSIGAQSADIAQGVDNAFELRTGGSESALDAQGAGDQGMMFGFACSETPELMPLPIALAHRLSRRLSQVRKDGTVPYLRPDGKTQVTVEYAGLRPVRLNTVVVSSQHAADISLESLLTPDVRDHVIGPEVESLGLDTEGYRLLVNPTGRFEIGGPMGDAGLTGRKIIVDTYGGYARHGGGAFSGKDPSKVDRSGAYAMRWVAKNVVAAGLAERCEAQVAYAIGKAHPVSLFVETFGTETVPVERIEQAVLEVFDLRPAAIIRDLNLMRPIYAQTAAYGHFGRELPDFTWESTDRAADLKSVAKA encoded by the coding sequence GTGACACGCCGCCTCTTCACTTCCGAATCGGTCACGGAAGGCCACCCCGACAAGATCGCTGATCAGATCAGTGACGGCATTCTCGATGCGCTCCTCGCGGAGGATCCGCGTAGCCGGGTCGCGGTGGAGACGTTGATCACGACTGGTCAGGTGCATATTGCGGGTGAGGTGACCACGAAGGCGTATGCCGACATCCCGGCGATCGTGCGTCGGACGATCTTGGAGATCGGGTATGACTCGTCGAAGAAGGGTTTTGATGGTGCCTCGTGTGGGGTGAGTGTGTCGATTGGGGCACAATCGGCTGATATCGCACAGGGGGTGGACAACGCCTTCGAGTTGCGGACGGGTGGCTCGGAGAGTGCGTTGGATGCGCAGGGTGCCGGTGATCAGGGGATGATGTTCGGTTTTGCGTGTTCGGAGACGCCGGAGTTGATGCCGCTGCCGATCGCGTTGGCGCATCGTCTGTCGCGGCGTTTGTCGCAGGTGCGGAAGGACGGTACGGTTCCGTATCTGCGTCCGGATGGTAAGACGCAGGTGACGGTCGAGTATGCGGGGTTGCGGCCGGTTCGGTTGAACACGGTGGTGGTGTCGTCGCAGCATGCGGCGGATATCTCGTTGGAGTCGTTGCTGACGCCGGATGTTCGTGATCATGTGATCGGGCCGGAGGTGGAGAGTCTCGGTTTGGATACCGAGGGTTACCGGTTGTTGGTGAATCCGACGGGTCGGTTCGAGATCGGTGGTCCGATGGGGGATGCGGGTCTGACCGGTCGGAAGATCATCGTGGATACCTATGGTGGGTATGCGCGGCATGGTGGTGGGGCGTTCTCGGGTAAGGATCCGTCGAAAGTGGATCGGTCGGGGGCGTACGCGATGCGGTGGGTGGCGAAGAACGTGGTCGCTGCGGGGCTGGCGGAGCGGTGCGAGGCGCAGGTGGCGTATGCGATCGGTAAGGCGCATCCGGTGAGTTTGTTCGTCGAGACGTTCGGTACGGAGACGGTGCCCGTGGAGCGGATCGAGCAGGCGGTGTTGGAGGTGTTCGATCTGCGGCCGGCGGCGATCATCCGGGATCTGAACCTGATGCGGCCGATTTACGCGCAGACCGCGGCGTATGGGCACTTTGGTCGGGAGTTGCCTGACTTCACGTGGGAGAGCACCGACCGCGCCGCAGACCTCAAGTCGGTAGCGAAAGCCTGA
- a CDS encoding transcription antitermination factor NusB, with product MRGEQPAGAGRTDRGARAGGVLAGRRSAPADRPRYAAYQAIEAVNRDDAYANLVLPAILRDAGLTGRDAAFVTELTYGTLRHLGTLDAILTDAAGRDVARIDPPVRDALRLGAYQLLHTRVPAHAAVSSTVDLVRTVGPGATGFANAVLREVAGRDIDEWVTKLAPPMETDPIGHLSLAYSHPQWIVRAFAEALGGDLGETTRLLIEDNERPPVHLCARPGLTDPAALADEVGGAPGAFSPYAVYLGGGAPGDLPALAEGRTHVQDEGSQLVAGALAVAPLDGPDGRWLDLCAGPGGKSGLLGAMAAERGSRLTAVEVSEHRAGLVARATRGLPVTVLNTDGRAVGADPKLPEEHFDRVLVDAPCTGLGSLRRRPEARWRRQPSDLPALTRLQRELLVAALRAVRPGGVVAYVTCSPHTVETHVTVTEAARRAGVPIDFVDARPLMPAGMPGLGDGPTVQLWPHRHGTDAMFLAVLRRT from the coding sequence ATCCGCGGGGAGCAGCCGGCCGGCGCCGGCCGTACCGACCGTGGAGCCCGGGCTGGCGGCGTCCTCGCCGGCCGCCGGTCGGCCCCGGCCGACCGACCCCGGTACGCGGCCTACCAGGCGATTGAGGCGGTCAACCGGGACGACGCGTACGCGAACCTGGTGCTCCCGGCGATCCTCCGCGACGCCGGGCTGACCGGCCGGGACGCCGCGTTCGTCACCGAGCTGACCTACGGCACGCTGCGCCACCTGGGCACGCTCGACGCGATCCTCACCGACGCCGCCGGCCGGGACGTGGCCCGCATCGATCCGCCGGTGCGTGACGCGCTGCGGCTCGGGGCGTACCAGCTACTGCACACCCGCGTCCCCGCCCACGCCGCGGTCTCGTCGACCGTCGACCTGGTCCGGACCGTCGGTCCGGGGGCGACCGGATTCGCCAACGCGGTGCTGCGGGAGGTGGCCGGCCGGGACATCGACGAGTGGGTGACGAAGCTGGCCCCGCCGATGGAGACCGACCCGATCGGGCATCTGTCCCTCGCGTACAGCCATCCGCAGTGGATCGTCCGGGCCTTCGCCGAGGCACTCGGCGGCGACCTCGGCGAGACTACCCGGCTGCTCATCGAGGACAATGAACGCCCGCCGGTGCACCTGTGCGCCCGTCCCGGGCTGACCGACCCGGCGGCGCTGGCCGACGAGGTCGGCGGCGCACCGGGCGCCTTCTCCCCGTACGCGGTCTACCTCGGCGGTGGCGCGCCGGGCGACCTGCCGGCGCTCGCCGAGGGCCGGACCCACGTCCAGGACGAGGGCTCGCAGCTGGTGGCCGGCGCGCTCGCAGTGGCGCCGCTGGACGGCCCGGACGGGCGGTGGCTGGACCTGTGCGCCGGGCCGGGCGGGAAGTCTGGGCTGCTGGGCGCCATGGCCGCCGAGCGCGGCAGCCGACTGACCGCGGTCGAGGTGTCCGAGCACCGTGCCGGCCTCGTCGCGCGGGCCACCCGGGGCCTGCCGGTCACGGTGCTGAACACCGACGGCCGTGCCGTCGGCGCCGACCCGAAGCTCCCCGAGGAGCACTTCGACCGGGTGCTGGTCGACGCGCCCTGCACCGGCCTGGGGTCGCTGCGCCGGAGACCCGAGGCGCGTTGGCGGCGCCAGCCGTCGGACCTGCCGGCGCTGACTCGTCTGCAGCGGGAACTGCTCGTCGCGGCGTTGCGGGCGGTACGCCCCGGTGGCGTGGTCGCCTACGTCACCTGCTCGCCACATACCGTGGAGACACACGTGACGGTCACCGAGGCGGCTCGCCGGGCCGGCGTGCCGATCGACTTCGTTGATGCCCGCCCGCTGATGCCCGCTGGTATGCCTGGGCTCGGCGACGGGCCGACGGTGCAGCTGTGGCCGCACCGCCACGGCACCGACGCCATGTTCCTCGCGGTGCTCCGCCGAACCTAG